In Cyanobium sp. AMD-g, one genomic interval encodes:
- a CDS encoding ABC transporter ATP-binding protein, which translates to MTDPHSRPAIELRGLCKRFQEGDTERTVLESVDLTIPPGQFVVLLGQSGSGKSTLLHLIGGIDSPSSGSVCIGGVDLTALDERRRTLFRRDRIGFIFQFFNLIPTLSVLENVTLPSELAGLPRPALEMAALDLLGQVGLADRASTMPDRLSGGQQQRVAIARALLHQPLLILADEPTGNLDEHTGEQVLRLLVALTRQQGRTLIMATHNAAIAAQADRVLRVQEGHLLEADAAAAPVTA; encoded by the coding sequence ATGACTGATCCCCACTCCCGGCCTGCGATCGAACTGCGGGGGCTGTGCAAGCGCTTTCAGGAAGGCGACACGGAGCGCACGGTGCTGGAGTCCGTCGACCTGACCATCCCCCCCGGCCAGTTCGTTGTTTTGCTCGGCCAGAGCGGCAGCGGCAAGAGCACCCTGCTGCATCTGATCGGTGGCATCGACAGCCCCTCCTCCGGCAGCGTGTGCATCGGCGGGGTGGACCTTACGGCCCTCGATGAGCGGCGGCGAACGCTCTTCCGCCGCGATCGCATCGGCTTCATCTTCCAGTTCTTCAACCTCATCCCCACCCTGTCGGTGCTGGAGAACGTCACCCTGCCCAGCGAGCTGGCAGGTCTGCCGCGGCCGGCCCTGGAGATGGCGGCCCTCGATCTGCTCGGCCAGGTGGGGCTGGCCGACCGGGCCTCGACCATGCCGGACCGCCTGTCGGGAGGCCAGCAGCAGCGCGTGGCCATCGCCCGTGCCCTGCTGCACCAGCCCCTGTTGATCCTGGCCGACGAACCCACCGGCAACCTGGATGAACACACCGGTGAGCAGGTGCTGCGGCTGCTGGTCGCCCTCACCCGCCAGCAGGGTCGGACTTTGATCATGGCCACCCACAACGCCGCCATCGCCGCGCAGGCCGACCGCGTGCTGCGGGTGCAGGAGGGCCATCTGCTGGAAGCCGATGCTGCGGCTGCGCCGGTGACGGCATGA
- a CDS encoding FtsX-like permease family protein encodes MSAASPLPEVRNGPLWRLAARRWRRRPLQYLLCILGIALGVAMLVSIDLASGSAQRAFSLSTDAITGRTTHRLVAIGPGGVPENTFVELRRRFPEIPAAPVIEAYGRAEELDGELVRLVGVDLFSEAPFRGFLGGDGGRQKSGGNGFVPFLTQPGTAVIATETAERFGLHPGAADGSGSLHLDLAGRTTALQLVGRVSSDSSLERRGLETLLLVDIATAQDLLDPTGAEAVPAVGQIDLILEGPAQEAALREWLPRGLKLESAAARGNAVQQMTAAFELNLTAMSLLAMVVGIFLIYNTVTFSVVQRRSLFGVLRCLGVTRGQLFTLILGEAALFSLVGSLLGLVLGVLLGRSVVGLITQTINDFYFVVSVRQISLSGFTLAKGMLVGVASALLASALPAWEAMATPPQMTLQRSSLEAGWQRLLPGFLLAALLCGSLGVLLLRWDSRGLVPAFAGLFALLMGAALLMPPVLVAAMQGLGWASRGLGVVARLAPRDILRSLSRTAVAVAALMVAVSVIVGLSIMIGSFRGTVVTWLDQTLQADLFVSPPSTTANRVLGKVDPAIVGAIAGRPDLRAMVTYNNFDVHLVDQDRNITLIAAGGDVSAGRRPYAWVRPGLDDPFAALEAREGVILSEAVYLRDGQSAIPEQVRLETPEGERSFPVIAVIYDYSSDRGSVLMDRAQVAELWHDDSVASLGLFLAPGADADAVAAELRQGFGSRQSLLVQTNGSLRQGSLEIFDRTFAITGALQLLTVVVAFIGIFSTLMSLQLERGREFAVLRATGMTPRQLGRLTLLETGLMGLLAGACSMPLGFVLAWVLVHVINVRSFGWTLQIALEPRFFIQSLLIAVGAAVLAGLYPAQRLARMSISEALRQE; translated from the coding sequence ATGAGCGCAGCGAGTCCCTTGCCCGAGGTCCGCAACGGGCCCCTCTGGCGTCTGGCGGCTCGCCGCTGGCGTCGTCGTCCCCTGCAGTACCTGCTCTGCATCCTGGGCATCGCCCTGGGGGTGGCGATGCTGGTGTCGATCGATCTGGCCAGTGGCTCAGCCCAGCGGGCCTTTTCCCTGTCCACCGACGCGATCACCGGCCGCACCACCCATCGGCTGGTGGCGATCGGGCCCGGCGGTGTCCCTGAGAACACCTTTGTCGAGCTGCGCCGCCGTTTCCCGGAGATTCCCGCCGCCCCGGTGATCGAGGCCTACGGCCGGGCCGAGGAACTGGACGGTGAACTGGTGCGGCTGGTGGGGGTCGATCTGTTCAGCGAGGCCCCCTTCCGGGGCTTTCTGGGCGGCGATGGAGGTCGTCAGAAGAGTGGCGGCAATGGCTTCGTGCCCTTCCTCACCCAACCCGGCACGGCTGTCATCGCCACCGAGACCGCCGAACGCTTCGGCCTCCATCCCGGCGCCGCCGACGGCTCCGGCAGCCTGCATCTCGATCTGGCCGGACGGACGACGGCCCTGCAGCTGGTGGGCCGTGTCAGCAGTGATTCGTCCCTCGAGCGACGTGGCCTGGAGACGCTGCTGCTGGTCGACATCGCCACCGCCCAGGACCTGCTCGATCCCACCGGCGCTGAGGCGGTACCGGCGGTGGGACAGATCGATCTGATCCTGGAGGGCCCCGCCCAGGAGGCGGCGCTTCGCGAATGGCTGCCCCGGGGGCTGAAGCTGGAGTCGGCGGCGGCCCGCGGCAATGCCGTGCAGCAGATGACCGCCGCCTTTGAGCTCAACCTCACCGCCATGAGCCTGCTGGCGATGGTGGTGGGCATCTTTCTCATCTACAACACCGTCACCTTCAGCGTGGTGCAGCGCCGCAGCCTGTTCGGGGTGCTGCGCTGCCTGGGGGTGACCCGGGGCCAGCTGTTCACCCTGATCCTGGGCGAGGCGGCCCTGTTCAGCCTGGTGGGGTCCCTTCTGGGCCTGGTGCTGGGGGTGCTGCTGGGGCGCAGCGTCGTCGGCCTGATCACCCAGACGATCAACGACTTCTACTTCGTGGTCTCGGTGCGGCAGATCAGCCTGTCGGGGTTCACCCTGGCCAAGGGGATGCTGGTGGGGGTGGCTTCGGCGCTGCTGGCCTCGGCCCTGCCCGCCTGGGAGGCGATGGCCACACCGCCCCAGATGACCCTGCAGCGTTCCAGCCTGGAGGCAGGCTGGCAGCGGCTGTTGCCCGGGTTCCTGCTGGCGGCGCTCCTCTGCGGCAGCCTGGGAGTGCTGTTGCTGCGCTGGGACAGCCGTGGCCTGGTGCCCGCCTTCGCCGGCCTGTTCGCCCTGCTGATGGGTGCGGCCCTGCTGATGCCGCCGGTGCTGGTCGCTGCGATGCAGGGCCTGGGCTGGGCCAGCCGGGGCCTGGGGGTGGTGGCCCGCCTCGCCCCCCGCGACATCCTGCGCTCCCTCAGCCGCACGGCGGTGGCGGTGGCGGCCCTGATGGTGGCGGTGTCCGTGATCGTGGGCCTCTCGATCATGATCGGCTCGTTCCGGGGGACGGTGGTCACCTGGCTCGACCAGACCCTGCAGGCCGATCTGTTCGTCTCCCCCCCCAGCACCACGGCCAACCGGGTGCTCGGCAAGGTGGACCCCGCCATCGTCGGTGCCATCGCCGGGCGTCCCGACCTGCGGGCCATGGTCACCTACAACAATTTCGATGTGCACCTGGTCGACCAGGACCGGAACATCACCCTGATCGCCGCCGGGGGCGATGTCTCCGCCGGCCGCCGTCCCTACGCCTGGGTCCGCCCGGGTCTGGACGACCCCTTCGCCGCCCTGGAGGCCAGAGAGGGGGTGATCCTTTCCGAGGCCGTTTACCTGCGCGACGGCCAGAGCGCCATCCCCGAGCAGGTCAGGCTTGAAACCCCCGAGGGCGAGAGGAGCTTCCCGGTGATCGCCGTGATTTACGACTATTCCTCCGATCGCGGCAGCGTGCTGATGGACCGCGCCCAGGTGGCGGAGCTCTGGCACGACGACAGCGTGGCCTCCCTCGGCCTGTTCCTGGCCCCTGGCGCCGATGCCGATGCGGTGGCGGCAGAGCTGCGGCAGGGCTTCGGTTCCCGCCAGAGCCTGCTGGTGCAGACCAACGGCTCCCTGCGCCAGGGCTCACTGGAGATCTTCGATCGCACCTTCGCCATCACCGGCGCGCTGCAGTTGCTGACGGTGGTGGTGGCCTTCATCGGTATCTTCAGCACCCTGATGAGCCTGCAACTGGAGCGGGGCCGGGAGTTCGCCGTGCTGCGGGCCACCGGCATGACACCCCGGCAGCTGGGCCGCCTCACCCTCCTGGAGACCGGTCTGATGGGGCTGCTGGCCGGTGCCTGTTCCATGCCCCTGGGCTTCGTGCTGGCCTGGGTGCTGGTGCATGTCATCAACGTTCGCTCCTTCGGTTGGACCCTGCAGATCGCCCTGGAGCCGCGCTTCTTCATCCAATCGCTGCTGATCGCGGTGGGGGCCGCCGTGCTGGCGGGCCTCTATCCGGCCCAGCGGCTTGCTCGGATGAGCATCAGTGAGGCCTTGCGGCAGGAATGA
- a CDS encoding MFS transporter encodes MKQAQGWARARSWFTQFPAALREVALIRAIAMLGAGGVLYLTPMVFHQAHFSAGRVTEGLALAAVAGTLGRILSGVLLDRGLNCSVPVLLAALMAIAGDLRLMGTGSFGGYLQGQVLLGMAMGFYWPAVELAVPLSCAPVSSGRAFALTRSADALGIASGAVVGAVLAGRGWLRGIYAVDIGCMLLLLLVLRRQGLPDPRSREALAHPSPWGHWIPGLAPLLAVAVLATAMPALMQSALPLELVRGSLQRRALPVSLGALTIGLQLGLVLLLQWPVGQALARRPVTTGLNLSLLSFAAGNLLLAASAFSERGLALLLLAQLPLAFGVTAFLPTATEAVVERCPLEHQGLAMALLSQCFAISGFGAPLLAGRLLDGQGHGAGLWLLMALACLGGLPLVRELGPRRTFG; translated from the coding sequence GTGAAACAGGCACAGGGATGGGCCAGGGCGCGGTCCTGGTTCACCCAGTTTCCAGCAGCCCTGCGCGAAGTCGCCCTGATCCGCGCGATCGCCATGCTTGGAGCCGGTGGCGTGCTCTATCTGACGCCGATGGTGTTCCACCAGGCGCACTTCAGCGCCGGTCGGGTGACCGAAGGACTGGCCCTGGCGGCGGTGGCGGGCACCCTGGGCCGGATCCTGAGTGGGGTGCTGCTGGATCGGGGCCTGAACTGTTCGGTGCCGGTGCTGCTGGCGGCCCTGATGGCCATCGCCGGCGATCTCCGGCTGATGGGCACCGGCTCCTTCGGCGGCTACCTGCAGGGGCAGGTGTTGCTCGGCATGGCCATGGGGTTCTACTGGCCCGCGGTGGAACTGGCGGTGCCGCTCAGTTGCGCGCCGGTGAGCTCGGGGCGGGCCTTCGCCCTGACCCGCAGCGCCGATGCCCTCGGCATCGCCAGCGGTGCCGTGGTGGGGGCCGTGCTCGCCGGTCGGGGATGGCTGCGGGGCATCTATGCCGTGGACATCGGCTGCATGCTCCTGTTGCTGCTGGTGCTGCGGCGCCAGGGCCTTCCGGATCCCAGATCCAGGGAGGCCCTGGCCCACCCCAGCCCCTGGGGCCACTGGATCCCAGGGCTCGCGCCGCTGCTGGCCGTCGCGGTGCTGGCCACGGCGATGCCGGCCCTGATGCAGAGCGCCCTGCCGCTGGAGCTGGTGCGGGGCAGCCTGCAGCGGCGTGCCCTGCCGGTGAGCCTCGGCGCCCTCACCATCGGCCTGCAGCTGGGCCTGGTGCTGCTGCTCCAGTGGCCGGTGGGTCAGGCCCTGGCCCGGCGGCCGGTGACAACCGGTCTGAACCTCAGCCTGCTCAGCTTCGCCGCCGGCAACCTGCTGCTGGCGGCCTCGGCCTTCAGCGAGCGGGGCCTGGCGCTGCTGCTGCTGGCCCAGCTGCCGCTGGCCTTCGGGGTGACCGCGTTCCTGCCCACCGCTACGGAAGCGGTGGTGGAACGCTGCCCGCTGGAGCACCAGGGGCTGGCCATGGCGCTGCTGTCCCAGTGTTTCGCCATCAGCGGTTTCGGGGCTCCACTGCTGGCCGGTCGGCTGCTCGACGGCCAGGGGCACGGGGCCGGGCTTTGGCTGCTGATGGCCCTGGCCTGCCTGGGGGGTCTGCCGCTGGTGCGGGAGCTAGGCCCCCGCAGGACCTTCGGCTGA
- a CDS encoding lipocalin-like domain-containing protein, whose protein sequence is MKHRHPLRSLLALAAVLLLGLAGPSPAGASSRIQWGEVPAPEGFARALTPRQWRFPADFGAHPDHRTEWWYYTGNLETEAGRAFGYQFTIFRQALVPEAPPEQGSRGRGSAWRTPQVYSAHFTVSDIATDTFLQEERFARGALGLAGAEADPYAVWLNDWRISAEGPERARLQASTGAMAIDLTLRQSRPPVLQGQDGLSRKGPEPGNASHYYSLVQQPTEGTITVAGHDHAVHGVSWKDHEFSTSALSPGTVGWDWFSAQFEDGSALMLYGLRREDGGKEPFSGGRWIDADGEVELGAEDYDLTVTATWRSPRSGARYPAAWTLAIPRLDVQLVITPQMADQELSTASATYWEGALRYGGHRGEQPLRGRGYGELTGYADRLDSLRGG, encoded by the coding sequence ATGAAGCACCGCCACCCCCTGCGTTCCCTGCTGGCCCTGGCCGCCGTGCTGCTGCTCGGCCTGGCCGGCCCCTCCCCAGCCGGGGCCAGCAGCCGCATCCAATGGGGGGAGGTGCCGGCGCCCGAGGGCTTCGCCCGGGCCCTCACCCCCCGCCAATGGCGCTTCCCCGCCGATTTCGGCGCCCATCCCGACCACCGGACCGAGTGGTGGTACTACACGGGCAACCTGGAAACCGAGGCAGGACGGGCCTTCGGCTACCAGTTCACGATCTTCCGTCAGGCCCTCGTGCCCGAGGCGCCCCCGGAGCAGGGTTCCAGGGGCCGTGGGTCGGCCTGGCGCACTCCCCAGGTGTATTCGGCCCATTTCACGGTCAGCGACATCGCCACCGACACCTTCCTGCAGGAGGAGCGCTTCGCCCGCGGCGCCCTGGGCCTGGCCGGGGCCGAGGCCGATCCCTATGCGGTCTGGCTCAACGACTGGCGCATCAGCGCCGAGGGGCCCGAGCGGGCGCGGCTGCAGGCCTCCACCGGGGCCATGGCCATCGACCTGACCCTCCGCCAGAGCCGGCCCCCCGTGCTCCAGGGCCAGGACGGCCTCAGCCGCAAGGGGCCCGAACCAGGCAATGCCTCGCACTATTACTCCCTGGTGCAGCAGCCCACCGAGGGCACGATCACGGTGGCGGGCCACGACCATGCCGTCCACGGTGTCAGCTGGAAGGACCATGAGTTCTCCACCAGCGCCCTGAGCCCGGGCACCGTCGGCTGGGACTGGTTCTCCGCCCAGTTTGAGGACGGCTCCGCCCTGATGCTCTACGGCCTGCGCCGCGAGGATGGCGGCAAGGAACCGTTCAGCGGTGGCCGCTGGATCGATGCCGACGGGGAGGTGGAACTGGGCGCCGAGGACTACGACCTCACGGTCACGGCCACCTGGCGCAGCCCCCGCAGCGGCGCCCGTTACCCCGCGGCCTGGACGCTCGCCATTCCGCGGCTGGACGTGCAACTGGTGATCACCCCCCAGATGGCCGACCAGGAGCTGAGCACCGCCTCGGCCACCTACTGGGAGGGGGCCCTGCGCTACGGGGGCCATCGCGGTGAGCAACCGCTGCGGGGTCGGGGCTACGGCGAACTCACGGGCTACGCCGACCGCCTCGACAGCCTGCGGGGTGGGTGA
- the ychF gene encoding redox-regulated ATPase YchF has translation MLKAGIVGLPNVGKSTLFNALVANAQAQAANFPFCTIEPNVGVVAVPDERLQKLSDLSSSKEIVPTRVEFVDIAGLVQGASQGEGLGNKFLANIREVDAIVHVVRCFEDDDVIHVSGSVDPERDAEIINLELGLADLAQIEKRRDRLKKQMRTSKEAAAEDAALARLQAELEQGGAARRVSLSEEEQALVRNLGLLTAKPIIYATNVSEDDLAGGNAWVNAVEALAAREGAEAVRISAQVEAELVDLAAEERSDYLAGLGVNEGGLQSLIRATYRLLGLRTYFTTGEKETRAWTITAGMTAPQAAGVIHTDFERGFIRAQTVAYGQLLEAGTLAEARNRGWLRSEGKDYVVAEGDVMEFLFNV, from the coding sequence ATGCTCAAAGCCGGAATCGTCGGGCTGCCCAACGTGGGCAAATCGACCCTCTTCAATGCCCTGGTGGCCAACGCCCAGGCCCAGGCGGCCAACTTCCCCTTCTGCACCATCGAGCCCAACGTGGGGGTGGTGGCGGTGCCCGATGAGCGCCTGCAGAAGCTCTCCGACCTCTCCAGTTCGAAGGAGATCGTGCCGACGCGCGTTGAATTCGTGGACATCGCCGGCCTGGTGCAGGGGGCCAGCCAGGGGGAGGGGCTGGGCAACAAGTTCCTGGCCAACATCCGTGAGGTGGACGCCATCGTCCACGTGGTGCGTTGCTTCGAGGACGACGACGTGATCCACGTCTCCGGCAGCGTCGATCCGGAGCGGGATGCCGAGATCATCAACCTGGAGCTGGGGTTGGCGGATCTGGCCCAGATCGAGAAGCGGCGCGACCGGCTCAAGAAACAGATGCGCACCAGCAAGGAGGCTGCCGCCGAAGACGCCGCCCTGGCCAGGCTGCAGGCGGAACTGGAGCAGGGCGGCGCCGCCCGCCGGGTGTCCCTGAGCGAGGAGGAGCAGGCCCTGGTGCGCAACCTCGGCCTGCTCACCGCCAAGCCGATCATCTACGCCACCAATGTGAGCGAGGACGACCTCGCCGGTGGCAACGCCTGGGTGAACGCCGTCGAGGCGCTGGCCGCCCGGGAGGGGGCCGAAGCCGTGCGCATCTCCGCCCAGGTGGAGGCCGAACTGGTCGACCTGGCTGCTGAGGAGCGCTCCGACTACCTGGCCGGCCTGGGGGTGAACGAAGGCGGCCTGCAGAGCCTGATCCGTGCCACCTACCGCCTGCTGGGTCTGCGCACCTACTTCACCACCGGCGAGAAGGAAACCCGCGCCTGGACGATCACCGCCGGCATGACCGCCCCCCAGGCCGCCGGTGTGATCCACACCGATTTCGAGCGGGGCTTCATCCGGGCCCAGACCGTCGCCTACGGCCAGCTGCTGGAGGCCGGCACCCTGGCCGAGGCCCGCAACCGGGGCTGGCTGCGCAGCGAAGGCAAGGACTACGTGGTGGCCGAGGGCGATGTGATGGAGTTCCTGTTCAACGTCTGA
- a CDS encoding NAD(P)-dependent oxidoreductase: MALPVAFIGLGELGSPMATNLLAKGFALTVHNRHREREWPLAAAGARRALTPAEAAKDAAVLALCLSDDTAVAEVLLGRGGVADDAALAGLRPGSLVIDFSTIAPASSRAVAAALAERGVAYLDAPVTGGTEGARAGTLSVLVGGEASDLARARPVLEAVGRTVTHLGPVGAGQEAKAVNQVLVAGGYAAVAEALALGQRLGLPMEAVRQALLGGAAGSWALEHRGGSMLRGEFPLGFRLRLHRKDLAIALEAATTGGLELPVARQVAAMEDDLIAAGHGDEDVSALARWFMEPF, from the coding sequence GTGGCCTTACCCGTCGCGTTCATCGGCCTGGGGGAGCTGGGGTCTCCGATGGCGACCAACCTTCTGGCGAAGGGCTTTGCGCTCACGGTCCACAACCGCCACCGGGAGCGGGAATGGCCCCTGGCCGCCGCCGGGGCCCGCAGGGCCCTCACGCCCGCAGAGGCGGCGAAGGACGCCGCCGTGCTGGCGCTCTGCCTGAGCGACGACACCGCCGTGGCGGAGGTGCTGCTGGGGCGGGGGGGTGTTGCCGACGACGCTGCCCTGGCGGGCCTGCGCCCCGGATCCCTGGTGATCGATTTCTCCACCATCGCGCCGGCGTCCTCCCGCGCGGTGGCTGCCGCTTTGGCCGAGCGTGGCGTGGCCTATCTCGATGCGCCCGTGACCGGTGGCACCGAGGGGGCCCGGGCGGGAACCCTGTCGGTGCTGGTGGGGGGTGAGGCCTCCGACCTTGCGCGGGCCCGTCCCGTGCTGGAGGCGGTGGGCAGAACGGTCACCCACCTCGGCCCGGTGGGGGCCGGCCAGGAGGCGAAGGCCGTCAACCAGGTGCTGGTGGCGGGCGGCTACGCCGCGGTGGCGGAGGCCCTGGCCCTGGGGCAGCGCCTGGGCCTGCCGATGGAGGCGGTCCGTCAGGCGCTGCTCGGCGGGGCCGCAGGCTCCTGGGCCCTGGAGCACCGCGGCGGTTCGATGCTGCGGGGCGAGTTCCCGCTCGGCTTCCGGCTGCGCCTGCACCGCAAGGATCTGGCGATCGCCCTGGAGGCCGCCACCACCGGAGGCCTGGAGCTGCCGGTGGCGCGGCAGGTGGCGGCGATGGAGGACGACCTGATCGCGGCCGGCCACGGCGACGAGGATGTGTCGGCCCTGGCCCGCTGGTTCATGGAGCCGTTCTGA